One segment of Acropora muricata isolate sample 2 chromosome 8, ASM3666990v1, whole genome shotgun sequence DNA contains the following:
- the LOC136925044 gene encoding nucleolar complex protein 2 homolog: MADLNGKRQLCDMDADEFMMQDFNSEDEEDENLETSESFESEIAHVSQERHKKSRSANHKNQLARLQEKDPEFYKFLKENDKELLDFNDSGSEMGDDDDDDDDDDDEDNEDGNDDHDYDDDSGKQNEKDSKQVAGNKSNKVSVKKVKHSKGESSDDENDDISADRGSHKPVHDESTKDQQKGAKTLTLQMIKTWKSELEKNSLHALKQALKAFRSAVHGAFDAADNDEPQVKILFKVEGDKVFNSIIQLCLQHVYPVLFHHVKGTPDKSGKRVLPLSNSKWSHVKVPVKHYLGDILQLLKTLAEPSMLCVILRHAQQLVPYYACFPKVAREFIKRSVRMWSRGEEHVRVMAFLGIRSIATLMPSSFLELSAKKLYMDFVKNTKFMSPKAKPVITFMQNSLVEIFSLDVHLTYQHAFVYIRQLAIHLRNAMVRQKKDSYQTVYNWQYIQCLHLWCRIVSEVKSNGVLDPLIYPLVQTVLGAIKLVPAARYYPLKFHCIRSLNMLAEATDTFVPVAPFLLEILESTEFNKKIKLSTAKPTPFTYILKVSKQQLGTKPYLDVVADHIFELLLEYFSVHAHSIAFPEVAFPAIVRLRKFIKATDVPRYRKLMKQLVDKLEETSTEVTNRRSKVSFSPKDIDEVEQWTALYRQQPNAIVKFYNTWKTIKPLSDQQSGKQEEDIPIDQEDSDEGAKENITKRKRKNPGAESKKVKRKESAKKLKKVVDKRTTGNVTAASGGHSNETDAGDIVEDFQFSSDDD, from the exons ATCAAGAAGTGCTAATCACAAAAACCAACTGGCAAGGTTACAGGAGAAGGACCCAGAATTTTacaaattcttgaaagaaaatgacAAAGAATTGCTTGATTTTAATGACTCTGGCTCCGAGAtgggtgatgatgatgatgatgatgatgatgatgatgatgaggataaCGAGGATGGTAATGATGATCACGACTATGATGACGACAGTggcaaacaaaatgaaaaggatAGCAAGCAAGTTGCTGGTAACAAGAGCaacaaa GTTTCAGTAAAAAAAGTGAAGCACTCTAAAGGAGAGAGCagtgatgatgaaaatgatgataTCAGTGCTGATAGAGGCTCCCATAAACCTGTGCATGACGAGAGCACTAAAGACCAACAAAAGGGTGCTAAAACACTAACTCTTCAAATGATTAAAACATGGAAATCAGAACTGGAG AAAAATTCATTACATGCTCTGAAACAAGCTTTGAAAGCTTTTCGATCAGCTGTCCATGGAGCTTTTGATGCTGCTGATAATGATGAGCCTCAAGTGAAGATACTTTTTAAGGTTGAAGGAGATAAAG TGTTCAATAGTATCATTCAGCTTTGTCTCCAGCATGTGTATCCAGTGCTATTTCACCATGTAAAAGGCACACCTGACAAGTCTGGCAAAAG AGTACTTCCCCTGTCAAATTCCAAGTGGTCACATGTGAAAGTACCAGTCAAGCATTATCTCGGTGATATTTTACAG CTACTGAAAACACTTGCTGAGCCCTCCATGTTATGTGTAATCCTGCGTCATGCGCAACAGTTGGTGCCTTACTATGCATGTTTCCCTAAAGTGGCCCGAGAATTTATCAAG cGATCTGTCAGGATGTGGAGCAGGGGAGAGGAACATGTCAGGGTCATGGCTTTCCTTGGCATACGGAGTATTGCTACTTTAATGCCTTCTTCATTTCTTGAATTATCTGCAAAG AAATTGTACATGGATTTTGTGAAGAATACTAAATTCATGTCCCCCAAGGCCAAGCCCGTGATTACGTTTATGCAAAACTCGTTGGTGGAGATCTTCAGTCTCGATGTCCACTTGACTTATCAACATGCATTTGTGTATATCAGACAACTCGCGATTCACCTTCGCAATGCCATGGTCCGGCAGAAGAAG GATTCCTATCAGACTGTATATAACTGGCAGTATATTCAGTGCCTGCATTTGTGGTGCCGGATTGTCAGCGAGGTGAAAAGCAATGGCGTCCTGGATCCTTTGATATATCCTCTGGTACAGACTGTACTTGGCGCGATCAA ACTGGTTCCAGCTGCAAGGTATTATCCGCTGAAATTCCATTGTATTCGTTCCTTAAACATGTTAGCAGAGGCAACGGACACGTTTGTACCAGTGGCACCATTTTTGTTGGAG ATACTGGAATCCACAGAATTtaacaagaaaatcaaattgtccacAGCAAAGCCGACCCCATTTACTTACATCTTGAAAGTTTCGAAACAGCAACTTGGAACCAAACCTTACCTG GATGTTGTTGCTGACCATATCTTTGAGCTGTTGTTGGAATATTTCTCCGTGCATGCCCACTCTATAGCTTTTCCAGAGGTCGCATTTCCCGCTATAGTTAGA TTAAGAAAGTTCATCAAGGCAACAGACGTTCCAAGATATCGCAAGCTAATGAAACAGCTTGTTGACAAG CTTGAAGAAACGTCGACCGAGGTAACAAATCGCCGTTCCAAAGTCTCTTTCAGTCCCAAGGACATTGATGAGGTG GAGCAGTGGACGGCTCTATATAGACAACAGCCCAATGCTATTGTAAAATTCTACAACACGTGGAAAACTATTAAGCCACTTTCCGACCAACAG AGTGGAAAACAGGAAGAGGATATTCCAATTGACCAGGAAGATTCTGATGAGGGAGCAAAGGAAAATATCACCAAGAGAAAACGGAAAAACCCTGGCGCAGAGTCCAAAAAAGTGAAACGCAAAGAAAGcgcaaagaaactgaaaaaggtTGTGGATAAAAGGACGACCGGGAACGTCACTGCTGCATCGGGAGGACATTCAAACGAAACCGATGCAGGCGATATCGTGGAGGACTTCCAGTTTTCATCAGACGACGATTAG